In one Bacteroidota bacterium genomic region, the following are encoded:
- a CDS encoding type II toxin-antitoxin system VapC family toxin codes for MKKYLFDTNICIYYIKGKFGLNEKLKSVKKENRFISEITLAELKYGVKNSKNPNKNQLVLDDFLTGVQILPIFNSLDLYAEEKARLRKDGLLIDDFDLLIGVSSVANDMMLITNNEIHFSRINKIKIENWTKI; via the coding sequence TTGAAAAAATATCTTTTTGATACAAACATTTGTATCTATTATATTAAAGGTAAGTTCGGTTTAAATGAAAAGTTAAAGTCAGTAAAAAAGGAAAACCGTTTTATTTCTGAAATTACATTGGCTGAATTGAAATATGGAGTGAAAAATAGTAAAAATCCTAACAAGAATCAATTAGTCTTAGACGATTTCTTAACGGGTGTGCAGATTCTTCCTATTTTTAATTCTCTAGATCTTTATGCAGAGGAAAAGGCCAGGTTGAGAAAAGATGGACTGCTAATTGATGATTTTGATTTATTGATTGGTGTATCCTCAGTTGCTAATGACATGATGCTTATTACGAACAATGAAATCCATTTCAGTCGAATCAATAAAATTAAGATTGAAAACTGGACAAAAATATAG